In a genomic window of Sutcliffiella sp. FSL R7-0096:
- the rpiB gene encoding ribose 5-phosphate isomerase B, translated as MRVAIASDHGGMKIREEIKSLLKELNIEFEDFGCECETSVDYPDYAQPVATKVAEGEFDRGILICGTGIGMSIAANKVKGIRCALVHDMFSAKATREHNDSNVLAMGERVIGPGLAREIAKIWLTTEFEGGRHENRVNKIHQLEG; from the coding sequence ATGAGAGTGGCAATCGCGTCAGACCACGGTGGAATGAAAATCCGGGAAGAAATCAAAAGTTTATTAAAAGAGTTAAATATAGAGTTTGAAGATTTCGGATGTGAATGTGAAACGTCCGTGGATTACCCAGACTACGCACAGCCGGTGGCGACGAAAGTGGCGGAAGGTGAGTTCGACCGCGGAATCCTTATTTGCGGTACAGGCATCGGGATGTCCATTGCAGCCAATAAAGTGAAGGGTATCCGTTGTGCGCTCGTGCACGATATGTTCAGCGCAAAAGCGACGCGTGAGCACAATGACAGCAATGTGTTGGCAATGGGAGAACGTGTGATTGGACCGGGACTAGCACGTGAAATCGCAAAAATCTGGCTGACCACTGAATTTGAAGGCGGCCGTCATGAGAATCGTGTGAATAAGATTCATCAGCTGGAAGGCTAA
- a CDS encoding methyl-accepting chemotaxis protein gives MGEKGKYKFGLRYKLVLFTTILAVITYTVSGFFIYFIVDYVEGIMNTNLFTVLTLILGIVWSGILAFFAAGYITKPLQSLEAVAQKAANGDLSEDVPVSSSRDEISAVGTAFNLMLHNLRDMVKTINQTFEKTNEKVEEISEVSMQASEQAESISLTIEEIAKGAESSASAIQDTAESVEEVIKIADEVHEKATSSQQLSEEMVKDLDESKEVIHSLVSGIQKLASENQTSLKTVERLEKNAKEVENIISLVGDIAGQTNLLALNASIEAARAGEHGRGFAVVAEEVRSLADESAKAVQGISELIKNIQEEVKNVVTQITGQVKAANVEAEKGTATNEVIAEMTNSVMEVAASVKQIANLVDRQMDSIQTTARQSQEVAAIAEETSAGAEEVTATTHDQASMIADVEKISQELAGQASNLQRMIAKFRV, from the coding sequence ATGGGGGAAAAAGGGAAGTATAAGTTTGGTTTGCGCTACAAGCTCGTGTTGTTTACCACGATCTTAGCGGTCATCACCTATACGGTGAGTGGATTTTTCATTTATTTTATAGTCGATTATGTGGAAGGGATCATGAATACAAATCTCTTTACTGTGTTGACCTTGATACTAGGGATTGTCTGGTCCGGGATTCTGGCGTTCTTTGCAGCGGGCTATATCACAAAACCGTTGCAGTCGCTTGAGGCAGTGGCACAAAAAGCTGCAAACGGAGATCTGTCAGAAGACGTGCCGGTTTCCAGCTCACGTGATGAAATCAGCGCAGTTGGGACTGCGTTTAACCTGATGCTACATAACTTGCGCGACATGGTAAAAACCATCAACCAGACGTTTGAGAAAACGAATGAAAAGGTGGAAGAAATCAGTGAAGTGTCCATGCAGGCCTCCGAGCAGGCGGAAAGCATCTCACTGACCATTGAAGAGATTGCCAAGGGTGCCGAAAGCTCTGCATCCGCCATCCAGGACACGGCAGAATCAGTGGAAGAAGTCATCAAGATCGCGGATGAGGTCCATGAAAAAGCAACCTCTTCCCAACAACTTTCAGAAGAAATGGTAAAAGATCTCGACGAAAGCAAAGAGGTCATCCATTCCTTGGTGTCCGGCATCCAGAAGTTGGCCAGTGAAAACCAGACATCCTTAAAGACGGTGGAGCGTCTTGAAAAAAATGCAAAAGAAGTGGAAAACATCATTTCGTTGGTCGGCGATATTGCGGGTCAGACGAATCTTTTGGCATTGAATGCCTCTATCGAAGCGGCTCGCGCCGGTGAACATGGCCGTGGATTTGCCGTAGTTGCCGAGGAAGTACGCTCCCTTGCAGATGAGAGCGCCAAGGCAGTACAAGGCATTTCCGAACTTATCAAAAACATCCAAGAAGAAGTGAAGAATGTCGTCACCCAAATCACGGGCCAAGTAAAGGCCGCAAATGTCGAAGCGGAAAAAGGAACAGCCACAAACGAAGTGATCGCCGAAATGACCAACTCCGTGATGGAGGTGGCAGCATCCGTCAAGCAAATCGCAAACCTTGTGGACCGCCAAATGGACAGCATCCAAACGACCGCCCGCCAATCACAAGAAGTAGCAGCGATCGCTGAAGAAACCTCCGCCGGTGCAGAGGAAGTCACCGCGACAACCCATGACCAGGCAAGCATGATAGCAGATGTGGAGAAAATTTCCCAAGAACTTGCAGGACAAGCAAGCAACCTGCAGCGGATGATCGCGAAGTTCAGGGTGTAG
- a CDS encoding low molecular weight protein arginine phosphatase → MNILFVCTGNTCRSPMAAAIMAGREIEGVEVKSAGVFAMPGSEASSQAREVLKEKSLPVEHRSSQVTDELVEWADYIFTMTSQHKMLLENSYPQSVGKTHTLKGFVEQTGEISDPFGGSVATYRETFEELQEVIDSVLKKIK, encoded by the coding sequence ATGAATATATTATTTGTGTGCACAGGCAATACGTGTCGAAGTCCAATGGCTGCCGCTATTATGGCAGGGCGTGAGATAGAGGGTGTTGAGGTAAAATCGGCCGGTGTGTTTGCCATGCCGGGGAGTGAGGCCTCAAGCCAGGCCAGGGAAGTGTTAAAGGAAAAATCCCTGCCGGTGGAGCATCGTTCCTCCCAAGTTACCGATGAGCTTGTCGAGTGGGCGGACTATATTTTCACGATGACATCCCAGCATAAAATGCTATTGGAAAACAGTTATCCGCAAAGTGTGGGAAAGACGCATACACTAAAGGGGTTTGTAGAACAGACGGGGGAGATATCAGATCCATTCGGAGGTTCTGTGGCCACATATCGCGAGACATTCGAGGAGCTTCAAGAGGTTATAGATTCGGTTTTGAAAAAAATAAAATAG
- a CDS encoding manganese efflux pump MntP family protein codes for MTIMVGEFMTLLLMAIALGMDAFSVGLGMGMIKLRLRQIFYIGVTIGIFHIVMPLGGMVIGKVLSEEFGSIATLIGGLLLVMLGLQMMFSSFKNEEGPMISPVGAGLFIFALSVSLDSFSVGLSLGIYGARTMLTILLFGAVSMLLTWMGLIFGRKLQGWLGSYSEALGGSILLGFGIKLLFFT; via the coding sequence ATGACGATCATGGTTGGGGAATTCATGACATTATTATTGATGGCAATAGCACTTGGGATGGATGCTTTTTCGGTTGGGCTTGGGATGGGCATGATCAAGCTGAGGCTGAGGCAGATCTTTTACATAGGAGTTACGATTGGGATTTTTCATATTGTGATGCCGCTTGGCGGGATGGTGATCGGGAAGGTGCTGTCGGAGGAATTCGGTTCGATTGCGACGCTCATAGGAGGTTTGTTGCTCGTGATGCTCGGGCTTCAAATGATGTTTTCTTCTTTTAAAAATGAGGAGGGGCCGATGATTTCACCGGTTGGTGCGGGCCTGTTCATTTTTGCGTTAAGTGTGAGCTTGGATAGCTTTTCCGTCGGGTTGAGCCTTGGGATATATGGAGCAAGGACGATGTTGACGATTCTGTTATTCGGTGCGGTAAGCATGCTATTGACGTGGATGGGCCTTATTTTTGGAAGGAAACTGCAGGGCTGGCTTGGTTCTTATAGTGAGGCACTTGGGGGGAGCATCCTACTAGGCTTCGGGATAAAGCTGTTGTTTTTCACCTGA
- a CDS encoding L-threonylcarbamoyladenylate synthase, producing MNTKLWAVDKDNPIKHSYPQIKEAADLLQQGEVVAFPTETVYGLGANALSDQAVLKIFEAKGRPSDNPLIVHITNREQLTGLVDNLTQTAHKLIDAFWPGPLTLVLPKKEGVSQYVTAGLDTLAVRMPDHPVALALMEVSGLPLAAPSANLSGKPSPTTAKHVEEDLIHKISGIVDGGATGVGLESTVVDCTTEIPLILRPGGVTKEQLEEVVGEVQVDPALLTQEEQHKPKSPGMKYTHYAPVAPVYLVEGSNQHLHTTIETAQSEGRRVGLLATEETISQTDITGITAIACGTQTDLATVATQLYDALRAFNATEVDVIFSETFPKQGVGVAIMNRLEKAAGHKIIKE from the coding sequence ATGAATACAAAATTATGGGCTGTGGATAAAGATAATCCAATTAAACATAGTTATCCACAGATTAAGGAGGCTGCCGACCTTTTACAACAGGGGGAAGTGGTGGCATTTCCGACGGAGACGGTGTATGGACTTGGTGCCAATGCCTTGTCAGATCAGGCTGTACTAAAGATTTTTGAAGCAAAGGGGCGTCCAAGTGACAACCCGTTGATTGTGCATATAACGAACCGAGAGCAACTCACAGGACTTGTGGATAACTTGACGCAGACTGCCCATAAATTGATTGACGCTTTCTGGCCGGGGCCATTGACGCTGGTTCTCCCTAAGAAGGAAGGGGTATCGCAATATGTGACGGCAGGCCTTGATACACTTGCTGTCCGGATGCCGGATCACCCGGTGGCACTTGCATTGATGGAGGTTTCTGGCCTGCCGCTCGCTGCTCCGAGCGCCAACTTGTCCGGTAAGCCAAGCCCTACCACCGCGAAACATGTGGAGGAGGATCTCATCCACAAGATATCCGGAATTGTGGATGGTGGCGCAACAGGAGTGGGTTTGGAATCCACGGTTGTGGATTGTACGACGGAAATTCCGCTCATATTACGTCCGGGCGGCGTGACAAAAGAACAGTTGGAGGAAGTGGTGGGTGAGGTCCAAGTGGATCCGGCACTTCTCACCCAGGAAGAACAGCATAAACCGAAGTCACCTGGCATGAAGTACACGCACTATGCGCCAGTGGCACCTGTCTATCTAGTGGAGGGAAGCAATCAACATCTTCATACAACAATAGAAACTGCCCAATCGGAAGGACGGAGGGTTGGTCTTTTAGCAACAGAGGAAACCATTTCCCAAACGGACATAACCGGCATAACGGCCATTGCCTGCGGGACCCAAACCGACCTTGCTACGGTGGCGACCCAGCTCTACGATGCTCTTCGCGCGTTCAACGCCACCGAGGTGGATGTTATTTTCAGCGAAACATTTCCGAAACAAGGTGTCGGTGTAGCGATCATGAACAGGCTGGAAAAAGCAGCAGGACACAAGATTATAAAAGAATAA
- the spoIIR gene encoding stage II sporulation protein R: MLKKNKITLYIVLLFVGAYLSLLGEQATAGADVKNGAMVIPDEAIRLRILANSDDEQDQELKRKIRDRVNEEITVWVEGLTSMENAREVITGNMDEIEQIVEEVMVEEGMVQNYDVDFGRVDFPTKMYGKFIYPAGDYEAILITLGKGTGANWWCVLFPPLCFLDFSNGEATASPFEEEETAEVASVTAEADTSTEKTQEFVVDEEPEEVEVQFFLVELLSSLWNKIAG; the protein is encoded by the coding sequence ATGTTGAAGAAAAATAAAATCACTTTATATATAGTATTACTTTTTGTGGGGGCTTATCTTTCGCTTTTGGGAGAGCAGGCGACGGCTGGAGCGGACGTGAAGAATGGTGCGATGGTGATTCCGGATGAGGCGATCAGGCTTCGTATCTTGGCCAATAGTGATGACGAGCAGGATCAGGAGTTGAAGCGGAAGATCCGTGACCGTGTGAACGAGGAGATCACGGTTTGGGTGGAAGGGTTGACTTCGATGGAGAATGCGCGCGAAGTGATCACTGGCAACATGGATGAGATTGAACAAATCGTGGAAGAAGTTATGGTGGAAGAGGGCATGGTTCAGAACTATGACGTTGATTTTGGCAGAGTGGACTTTCCAACTAAAATGTACGGCAAATTCATCTATCCTGCTGGAGATTATGAGGCGATCCTGATTACGCTTGGAAAAGGTACGGGAGCCAACTGGTGGTGCGTACTATTCCCGCCATTATGCTTCTTGGACTTTTCAAACGGCGAAGCAACTGCAAGTCCATTTGAAGAAGAAGAGACTGCTGAAGTAGCGTCTGTAACAGCAGAGGCCGATACATCAACAGAAAAAACACAAGAATTTGTCGTTGACGAGGAACCTGAAGAAGTAGAGGTACAGTTCTTTCTAGTAGAACTTCTATCTTCTCTATGGAATAAAATTGCTGGATAA